One genomic segment of Pseudomonas chlororaphis subsp. aurantiaca includes these proteins:
- the rlmB gene encoding 23S rRNA (guanosine(2251)-2'-O)-methyltransferase RlmB, translated as MSQLEKIYGVHAVEALLRHHPKRVKQIWLAEGRSDPRVQVLVDLAGQNRVAVGQAERREMDAWVEGVHQGVVAEVSPSQVWGEAMLDELLDRTEGAPLLLVLDGVTDPHNLGACLRTADAAGALAVLVPKDKSATLTPTVRKVACGAAEVIPLVAVTNLARTLEKLQQRGLWVVGTAGEAEQELYDQDLTGPTILIMGAEGKGMRRLTREHCDFLVRLPMAGSVSSLNVSVATGVCLFEATRQRAAKAKSAARKA; from the coding sequence ATGAGTCAGTTGGAAAAGATCTACGGCGTGCATGCTGTGGAAGCATTGCTGCGGCACCACCCCAAGCGCGTCAAGCAGATCTGGCTGGCCGAAGGCCGCAGCGATCCGCGCGTGCAGGTGCTGGTGGACCTGGCCGGGCAGAATCGCGTGGCGGTCGGCCAGGCCGAGCGTCGTGAAATGGATGCCTGGGTCGAGGGCGTTCACCAAGGCGTCGTGGCTGAAGTGAGCCCAAGCCAGGTCTGGGGCGAGGCGATGCTCGATGAGTTGCTCGACCGTACCGAGGGCGCGCCGCTGCTGCTCGTGCTGGACGGCGTGACCGACCCGCATAACCTCGGCGCCTGCCTGCGTACCGCCGATGCGGCTGGTGCGCTGGCGGTGCTGGTGCCGAAAGACAAATCGGCGACCCTGACCCCGACCGTGCGTAAAGTGGCGTGCGGCGCCGCGGAAGTGATTCCGCTGGTGGCCGTGACCAACCTCGCGCGCACCCTGGAAAAGCTCCAACAGCGCGGCCTGTGGGTTGTCGGCACCGCTGGCGAAGCCGAACAGGAGCTGTATGACCAGGACCTGACCGGGCCGACCATCCTGATCATGGGCGCCGAAGGCAAGGGTATGCGTCGCCTCACCCGTGAGCATTGCGACTTCCTGGTGCGCCTGCCGATGGCCGGTAGTGTCAGCAGTCTCAATGTCTCGGTGGCTACCGGCGTATGCCTGTTCGAAGCCACGCGCCAGCGTGCGGCCAAGGCCAAGAGCGCAGCCAGGAAGGCCTGA
- the rpsF gene encoding 30S ribosomal protein S6, whose protein sequence is MRHYEIIFLVHPDQSEQVGGMVERYTKLIEEDGGKIHRLEDWGRRQLAYAINNVHKAHYVMLNVECTGKALAELEDNFRYNDAVIRNLVIRREEAITGQSEMLKAEENRSERRERRDRPEHSDSADGDDSDNSDASDNADE, encoded by the coding sequence ATGCGTCATTACGAAATCATCTTTCTGGTCCACCCTGACCAGAGCGAGCAAGTCGGCGGCATGGTTGAGCGTTACACCAAGCTGATCGAAGAAGACGGCGGCAAAATCCACCGTCTGGAAGACTGGGGCCGTCGTCAACTGGCCTACGCAATCAACAATGTTCACAAGGCTCACTACGTGATGCTGAACGTTGAGTGCACCGGTAAAGCCCTGGCTGAGCTGGAAGACAACTTCCGTTACAACGATGCTGTGATCCGTAACCTGGTCATCCGTCGCGAAGAAGCCATCACTGGCCAATCCGAGATGCTCAAGGCTGAAGAGAACCGCAGTGAGCGCCGTGAGCGTCGCGACCGTCCTGAGCATTCTGACAGCGCCGATGGCGATGACAGCGATAACAGCGACGCCAGCGATAACGCTGACGAGTAA